One genomic segment of Hydrocarboniclastica marina includes these proteins:
- the mgtE gene encoding magnesium transporter, which translates to MASLAETKTFRQRLRSLSEALDSGSLQQVARILNGGLSPSDIAHLLESSPPRQRTLLWSLVDKELEGEVLQYLSDDIRSYFLSQLDPQEVASVIESFEPDDLADLLQQLPEAVIQEVLETMDEQDRQRVEAVLAYPEDTAGGLMNTDTVTVRPDLSIEVILRYLRRHRALPAITDSLFVVNRKDDFIGVLPLTTLLVANPAATVREVMHTDLDPIPVTLGDNEVANLFERHDLISAPVVSDSGKLLGRITIDDVVDVIREDAAHSLMGMAGLDEEEDTFAPILKTTRRRAVWLGINLITAFIASAVIGLFEHTIEQVVALAVLMPIVASMGGIAGSQALTLVIRGMAVGQISPQNIGWLLNRELIVGALNGLAWALVVAVAAVFWFNDLTIGLVIAAALVINLVAAAVAGTTLPLILKARKIDPALAGGVILTTITDVIGFASFLGLATLAYS; encoded by the coding sequence ATGGCGAGTCTGGCCGAGACAAAGACTTTCCGCCAACGCCTGCGGTCGTTGAGCGAGGCATTGGACAGCGGTTCCCTGCAGCAGGTCGCGCGTATCCTGAACGGCGGCCTCAGCCCCAGCGATATTGCCCACCTGCTTGAATCTTCTCCGCCGCGCCAGCGGACGCTTCTCTGGAGCCTGGTCGACAAGGAGCTCGAAGGCGAAGTACTGCAATACCTGAGCGATGATATCCGTAGTTATTTCCTGAGCCAGCTGGACCCGCAGGAAGTCGCCAGCGTTATCGAATCGTTTGAGCCGGACGACCTTGCCGATTTGCTCCAGCAGCTTCCTGAAGCTGTCATCCAGGAAGTTCTGGAGACGATGGATGAGCAGGACCGGCAGCGCGTGGAGGCCGTGCTGGCGTACCCGGAGGACACCGCCGGCGGCCTGATGAACACGGACACAGTAACCGTCCGGCCGGATTTAAGCATCGAAGTCATCCTGCGTTACCTGCGGCGCCACAGAGCGCTGCCAGCCATAACCGACAGCCTTTTTGTGGTCAATCGCAAAGACGATTTCATCGGCGTGCTACCGCTAACAACGCTACTCGTCGCAAATCCTGCTGCAACAGTGCGGGAGGTCATGCATACCGACCTCGATCCGATCCCGGTGACGCTGGGCGACAATGAAGTGGCTAACCTGTTCGAGCGCCACGACCTGATCTCAGCGCCCGTGGTCAGTGACAGCGGCAAGCTGCTCGGGCGCATTACTATCGACGACGTCGTCGATGTTATTCGCGAGGACGCGGCCCACTCGCTCATGGGGATGGCCGGTCTGGATGAGGAAGAAGACACTTTCGCCCCAATCCTTAAAACGACCCGGCGTCGGGCTGTCTGGCTTGGCATCAATCTGATTACCGCATTTATCGCCTCCGCCGTCATCGGTCTTTTCGAACACACTATCGAACAGGTCGTTGCCCTAGCCGTACTCATGCCGATCGTAGCCAGCATGGGCGGTATCGCGGGCAGTCAGGCGCTGACGCTGGTTATCCGAGGTATGGCAGTGGGGCAAATCAGCCCGCAGAATATTGGCTGGCTGCTTAACCGCGAACTGATCGTGGGCGCGCTGAACGGGCTGGCCTGGGCGCTGGTGGTGGCGGTGGCGGCCGTGTTCTGGTTCAACGACCTGACGATCGGCCTGGTTATTGCCGCAGCGCTGGTCATCAACCTTGTGGCGGCTGCGGTCGCCGGCACGACCCTGCCACTGATCCTGAAAGCCCGCAAGATTGACCCCGCGCTGGCAGGCGGAGTGATACTTACCACAATCACGGATGTGATAGGCTTTGCGTCTTTTCTGGGCCTGGCCACCCTGGCCTACTCCTGA
- the yjgA gene encoding ribosome biogenesis factor YjgA — translation MVTHNDKPEEDFSEDPDFKSKSQLKREMHALQKLAGELIALKPGQVAEIPMSDTLRHAIEESWRISQNEAKRRHMQYLGKLMRYEDVEQLQRAIDGFNAGSEENTRRLHMAERWRERLIDEDTAVTDFIAEYPAADAQHLRNLVRNSRRDVSLERNSGQPRKLFRYLRELIDQADSP, via the coding sequence ATGGTTACACACAACGACAAACCCGAAGAAGACTTTTCGGAAGACCCGGACTTCAAAAGCAAGTCCCAGTTAAAACGAGAAATGCACGCTCTGCAAAAGCTGGCCGGTGAATTGATCGCTCTGAAACCGGGCCAGGTCGCCGAGATCCCCATGAGTGATACGCTCCGCCATGCTATTGAGGAATCCTGGCGCATAAGCCAGAACGAGGCCAAGCGCAGGCATATGCAGTACCTCGGCAAGCTCATGCGTTACGAAGACGTGGAGCAATTGCAGCGCGCTATTGATGGTTTTAACGCCGGCAGCGAAGAAAATACGCGGCGGTTACACATGGCTGAACGCTGGCGCGAACGGCTCATTGATGAAGACACAGCCGTGACTGACTTTATCGCCGAGTATCCGGCCGCCGATGCACAGCACCTGCGCAACCTTGTGCGGAACAGCCGAAGGGATGTGTCACTGGAGCGCAACAGTGGGCAACCGCGAAAGCTGTTTCGCTACCTCCGTGAGCTTATCGATCAGGCAGACAGCCCTTAA
- the rapZ gene encoding RNase adapter RapZ gives MKLIIVSGRSGSGKSTALHVLEDLGFYCIDNLPIGLLVPLTNEALEKGSERLRHIAVSIDARNLSDEIADFERLHKTLEQPNLSVEIIYLDAEEMILLQRFHATRRKHPLSNNRRSLKEAISHEKKLLEPISQLADLYVDTSDLSMYELRDIVKQRVVGRKEQELALLIQSFGFKHGVPVDSDFVFDVRCLPNPYWDTSLRKYCGLDQPVCDFLEAQEETGELQGDIEAYLRKWLPSFRNSNRSYMTISIGCTGGQHRSVYMAQKLGLALSEDFPNVQIRHTELPDNGSAQS, from the coding sequence GTGAAGCTGATAATCGTCAGTGGCCGTTCCGGCTCCGGCAAAAGTACCGCGCTACACGTGCTGGAAGATCTCGGCTTCTACTGTATTGACAACCTTCCTATTGGCCTGTTGGTCCCCTTAACCAATGAAGCGCTGGAGAAGGGTTCAGAGAGGCTCAGACACATTGCAGTCAGTATCGACGCCCGCAATCTGTCTGATGAAATCGCCGACTTCGAGCGATTGCACAAAACGCTCGAGCAACCCAACCTGAGTGTCGAAATTATTTATCTGGACGCTGAAGAGATGATTCTGCTCCAGCGTTTTCACGCGACCCGGCGCAAGCACCCGTTGAGCAATAACCGTCGCTCCCTGAAAGAAGCGATCTCCCACGAGAAAAAGCTGCTCGAACCCATATCCCAGCTGGCCGACCTCTATGTCGACACCAGCGATCTGTCGATGTATGAACTACGGGATATCGTGAAGCAGCGTGTCGTAGGCCGAAAGGAGCAGGAACTCGCACTCCTGATTCAATCGTTTGGCTTCAAACACGGTGTACCGGTCGATTCTGACTTCGTTTTCGACGTGCGCTGCCTGCCGAACCCTTACTGGGACACCAGCCTGCGCAAGTATTGTGGCCTCGATCAGCCGGTGTGCGATTTTCTCGAGGCTCAGGAGGAAACGGGCGAGCTCCAGGGAGATATCGAGGCTTACCTGCGGAAGTGGCTGCCAAGTTTCAGAAACAGCAACCGCAGCTACATGACGATATCCATAGGCTGTACCGGCGGCCAGCATCGGTCTGTATACATGGCCCAAAAGCTGGGGCTGGCCCTGAGTGAAGATTTCCCGAACGTCCAGATCCGGCACACTGAACTCCCTGATAACGGATCTGCGCAATCATGA
- the lptA gene encoding lipopolysaccharide transport periplasmic protein LptA produces the protein MALLVVVLWSSGLSAFDMNSDAPISVNADHARLDDMAGRATYTGNVVIVQAETSLRADRVELYRDAEGLSRILAFGDPAVYEQAETSESPETDARADEIEFDAASHLLTFRENAVIRQAGDIFRGDLVRYQTENRVVTAERGSSDDSAQVEMIIQPRRQQNSGSNPATEDGNGPADRN, from the coding sequence ATGGCTCTTCTTGTCGTCGTTCTCTGGAGCAGCGGCCTTTCTGCTTTCGACATGAATTCTGACGCACCGATTTCCGTGAACGCCGACCACGCGCGGCTGGACGACATGGCAGGCCGCGCGACCTATACAGGCAACGTAGTCATCGTGCAGGCCGAGACGTCACTCAGAGCGGACAGGGTGGAACTCTATCGGGATGCAGAAGGACTCAGCCGAATTCTCGCGTTCGGCGACCCGGCGGTTTACGAGCAGGCCGAGACTTCGGAATCACCGGAAACCGATGCGCGCGCCGACGAGATAGAGTTTGATGCCGCCTCGCACCTGCTGACGTTTCGTGAGAATGCGGTGATCCGGCAGGCGGGTGATATTTTCCGGGGCGACCTTGTTCGCTATCAGACCGAGAACCGCGTGGTCACGGCCGAGCGCGGCTCGTCCGACGACAGCGCCCAGGTCGAGATGATCATCCAGCCCCGGCGCCAGCAGAACAGCGGCTCCAACCCGGCAACGGAGGACGGGAATGGCCCTGCTGACCGCAACTAA
- the hpf gene encoding ribosome hibernation promoting factor has product MQLNISGHHVELTDALKDYVSTKLAKLERHFDHISNVQVILSVAKQRHTAEAIIHITGGEVHAKAENEDMYAAIDQLTDKLDRQVLKHKEKQVARMHGATAR; this is encoded by the coding sequence ATGCAACTCAATATTTCGGGTCATCATGTTGAACTGACTGACGCTCTGAAAGACTACGTTAGCACCAAGCTCGCAAAGCTCGAACGCCACTTTGATCACATAAGCAACGTCCAGGTAATTCTGTCTGTTGCCAAGCAACGTCACACAGCCGAAGCCATCATCCACATCACTGGCGGCGAAGTTCACGCCAAGGCTGAAAACGAAGACATGTACGCCGCGATTGACCAGCTGACCGACAAGCTGGATCGTCAAGTCCTCAAGCACAAAGAGAAACAGGTTGCGAGAATGCACGGCGCAACCGCACGCTGA
- a CDS encoding RNA polymerase factor sigma-54, whose protein sequence is MKASLQLKMGAQLTMTPQLQQAIKLLQLSTLDLQQEIQQALESNPMLEVAEEGDVDEPEVRAEHESAEGEEPTPREQEKTREEAAPAEDYADEDSDSWNNEEWAGTNDLPDDLPVDTAWDDVYQTAPASGVSRGEDDDDSDFESRNSPVETLIDHILWQLNLTPLSERDRVIAHALVDSIDNNGYLTTSLEDVHGGLYNPDDEDPVELDEVEAVLHRLQHFDPPGIGARDLQECLLIQLNQLPGDTPYLPQARLLVSHYLNLLGSRDYAQLMRRSRLSEEQLREVLALIQSLQPRPGETVNRVPPEYVVPDVIVTKHAGRWRIELNPDIAPRIRVNSMYASFIKRADSSADNTYMRDQLQEAKWFIKSLQSRNETLLKVATRIVEHQQGFLEHGEEAMKPLILSEIAQAVEMHESTISRVTTQKYMHTPRGIFELKYFFSSHVSTDEGGECSSTAIRAMIRKLVASESARKPLSDNKMAALLADQGIKVARRTVAKYREAMNIAPSNERKRLV, encoded by the coding sequence ATGAAGGCTTCTCTACAACTGAAGATGGGCGCTCAATTAACAATGACGCCCCAGCTCCAGCAGGCTATCAAGCTGCTTCAGCTGTCTACGCTGGACCTCCAGCAGGAGATTCAGCAAGCGCTGGAATCCAATCCCATGCTCGAAGTTGCCGAAGAAGGCGATGTCGACGAGCCTGAGGTTCGTGCCGAGCATGAATCGGCCGAAGGCGAGGAACCTACGCCCCGGGAACAGGAGAAAACACGCGAAGAAGCTGCTCCGGCTGAAGATTACGCCGATGAAGACTCGGACAGCTGGAATAACGAAGAATGGGCCGGTACCAATGACTTACCGGATGACCTTCCCGTCGATACCGCCTGGGATGACGTGTACCAAACCGCTCCCGCGTCTGGCGTCTCGCGGGGGGAAGACGATGATGACAGCGATTTCGAGTCTCGGAACTCACCGGTTGAGACACTGATTGACCACATTCTCTGGCAGCTGAATCTGACGCCGCTCAGCGAACGTGACCGCGTGATTGCCCACGCCCTCGTTGATTCGATCGACAATAACGGCTACCTCACCACCTCGCTGGAGGACGTGCACGGCGGGCTTTACAACCCCGACGACGAGGATCCGGTCGAATTGGACGAAGTGGAAGCCGTTCTGCACCGGCTGCAACACTTTGACCCTCCCGGTATAGGCGCCCGCGATTTGCAGGAATGCCTGCTGATCCAGCTGAATCAGCTTCCAGGGGATACCCCATACCTGCCCCAGGCCCGACTTCTGGTCAGCCACTACCTGAATCTGCTCGGTAGCCGTGATTACGCACAGCTGATGCGTCGCTCGCGACTGTCAGAAGAACAGTTGCGGGAGGTCCTGGCGCTGATTCAGAGCCTCCAGCCGCGCCCGGGAGAGACCGTAAACCGTGTGCCACCGGAATACGTTGTGCCCGACGTTATCGTCACCAAGCATGCTGGCCGGTGGCGAATCGAACTCAACCCGGACATTGCCCCGCGTATACGGGTCAACTCCATGTATGCGTCGTTCATCAAGCGGGCAGATAGCAGCGCCGATAACACCTACATGCGTGATCAGCTACAGGAAGCGAAATGGTTCATCAAAAGTCTGCAAAGTCGTAACGAGACGCTGCTCAAGGTGGCGACGCGTATTGTCGAGCATCAGCAGGGGTTCCTCGAACACGGCGAAGAGGCCATGAAGCCATTGATCCTGTCAGAAATTGCACAGGCCGTGGAGATGCACGAATCAACGATATCCCGTGTCACCACGCAAAAGTACATGCATACGCCACGCGGTATTTTTGAGCTCAAGTACTTTTTCTCCAGCCACGTTAGCACCGACGAAGGCGGAGAGTGTTCCTCGACCGCCATCCGGGCAATGATCCGGAAACTGGTCGCGTCGGAGTCTGCGCGCAAACCGCTGAGTGATAACAAAATGGCCGCACTGCTGGCTGACCAGGGCATTAAAGTTGCCCGGCGGACGGTCGCCAAGTACCGCGAAGCCATGAATATTGCGCCTTCGAACGAGCGCAAAAGACTGGTCTGA
- a CDS encoding HPr family phosphocarrier protein, protein MIKEQVSIINRLGLHARAAAKLVSTASNYESRVEIAKEDRVVDGKSIMAVMMLAASCGTDIKLIIHGADEEQARDAIVALIADRFGEGE, encoded by the coding sequence ATGATCAAAGAGCAGGTATCCATCATAAACCGGCTGGGGCTGCATGCCCGTGCCGCGGCCAAACTGGTTTCCACAGCCAGTAATTACGAGTCCCGGGTAGAAATAGCCAAGGAAGACCGGGTCGTCGATGGCAAGAGCATTATGGCTGTGATGATGCTGGCTGCCAGTTGCGGCACAGACATCAAACTCATCATTCACGGTGCTGACGAAGAGCAGGCACGGGATGCGATAGTTGCTTTGATCGCAGACCGTTTTGGCGAAGGTGAATAG
- the lptC gene encoding LPS export ABC transporter periplasmic protein LptC yields the protein MLSILRRRPALTYALIGLLGAIFLLMVWQDEESSGAGSTADLRGPREPDGFIVNAVYRAYDQTGQLSSRIESARAEQFEDEQYALMEEPESAVFEKETRIPWNITAEAGRYDLNTELLLLSGDVRVVRSNPGMAPTQLLSERLTLDNLDRIVHTEAPVTLLDYRGTTDAVGMRAWIDDRIIEFQSEVEGEYVTDNIKNRR from the coding sequence ATGCTGAGTATTCTGCGCCGCCGGCCCGCCCTGACCTACGCACTTATTGGCCTGCTCGGGGCAATTTTTTTACTGATGGTCTGGCAGGATGAAGAATCTTCCGGCGCCGGATCGACCGCTGATCTGCGCGGTCCGCGCGAGCCAGACGGTTTTATCGTCAACGCTGTCTATCGCGCTTATGACCAGACCGGACAACTGTCCAGCAGGATCGAAAGCGCACGGGCGGAGCAGTTTGAAGACGAGCAGTATGCGCTGATGGAAGAGCCCGAGAGTGCAGTTTTTGAAAAAGAAACGCGAATACCCTGGAACATAACCGCCGAAGCTGGCAGGTATGACCTCAACACAGAGTTACTCCTTCTGTCCGGGGATGTCAGGGTAGTCCGTTCCAATCCCGGCATGGCGCCAACGCAACTGCTGAGCGAGCGCCTCACACTGGATAATCTCGACCGCATTGTTCACACTGAGGCGCCCGTAACCCTGCTCGACTACCGCGGCACGACCGATGCCGTCGGCATGCGTGCCTGGATCGACGACCGCATCATCGAATTTCAAAGCGAAGTAGAAGGCGAATATGTTACCGATAACATCAAGAACCGGCGCTGA
- the ptsN gene encoding PTS IIA-like nitrogen regulatory protein PtsN, producing the protein MTETAISIQSILAPELTLTGVVGSSKKRVLEVIASHIASQYAELNEDQIFNNLVARERLGSTGIGQGIAIPHCRLENCSRVVGALLALNEPIPFDAIDNEPVDLLFVLIVPQEATSEHLELLSQLAEKFNDRAFCQRLRDAANADELYSTIVAS; encoded by the coding sequence ATGACTGAAACGGCAATCTCGATCCAATCCATTCTGGCTCCCGAACTCACCCTGACAGGTGTGGTCGGGAGCAGTAAAAAGCGTGTTCTTGAGGTTATTGCGTCGCATATCGCGTCCCAGTACGCCGAACTCAACGAAGACCAGATCTTCAATAACCTCGTTGCCCGAGAGCGGCTGGGAAGCACTGGTATCGGCCAGGGTATTGCCATTCCCCACTGTCGGCTGGAGAACTGTTCACGAGTGGTGGGGGCGCTTCTCGCGCTGAACGAGCCCATTCCTTTCGATGCTATCGACAACGAGCCGGTTGACCTGCTCTTTGTACTGATTGTGCCTCAGGAGGCGACCAGCGAACACCTTGAACTCCTCAGCCAACTGGCAGAAAAGTTCAACGACCGGGCGTTCTGTCAGCGGCTGCGCGATGCTGCAAATGCCGATGAACTGTACTCGACGATAGTCGCGTCCTGA
- a CDS encoding carbon-nitrogen hydrolase family protein, which produces MDTAAEIALIQMVSGRDPSANLARVRELLKQASEQGASIAVLPENFASFYSAGMRTLAEQETTTSGPIRSFLADQARELGIWIVAGSLPMAIRPDGSPVPAPRVRATCWVIDDQGREVARYDKIHLFDAEVGDAQGSYKESDTFEPGDELVCVDTPAGRLGLSICYDLRFPELYRGLVARGATWVVVPAAFTWRTGQAHWETLLRARAIEDQVWVCAPNQGGQHDSKRRTWGHSMMIDPWGTVVRSAEEGEQLLLATLDPARVGEVRRAMPAWQNRRL; this is translated from the coding sequence TTGGATACTGCTGCAGAGATTGCCTTGATTCAGATGGTCAGTGGGCGGGACCCGAGTGCCAATCTCGCCCGGGTTCGCGAGCTTCTGAAACAGGCTTCAGAACAAGGCGCGAGCATCGCCGTATTGCCGGAAAACTTTGCCTCGTTCTATAGCGCCGGCATGCGGACGCTTGCCGAACAGGAAACCACTACCTCTGGTCCGATCCGCTCTTTTTTGGCAGATCAGGCCCGCGAGTTAGGTATCTGGATTGTCGCAGGCTCTCTGCCAATGGCCATTCGCCCGGACGGCTCGCCTGTGCCGGCGCCGCGGGTGAGGGCAACCTGCTGGGTCATTGACGACCAGGGAAGAGAGGTCGCGCGGTACGACAAGATTCATCTGTTCGATGCCGAGGTCGGCGATGCCCAAGGCAGCTATAAGGAATCTGATACATTTGAGCCCGGCGATGAACTGGTCTGCGTCGACACCCCCGCGGGTAGGCTCGGCTTGTCTATCTGCTACGATCTTCGTTTTCCTGAACTATACCGAGGCCTTGTCGCGCGCGGCGCAACCTGGGTCGTGGTGCCCGCCGCATTCACCTGGCGCACCGGGCAGGCCCACTGGGAGACGTTGCTTCGGGCGCGGGCGATCGAGGATCAGGTATGGGTCTGCGCGCCCAACCAGGGCGGCCAGCATGACAGCAAGCGTAGAACCTGGGGACACTCCATGATGATCGACCCGTGGGGCACAGTTGTACGGTCCGCCGAAGAGGGTGAGCAGTTGTTGCTGGCAACTCTCGACCCCGCGCGTGTCGGAGAAGTCCGCCGGGCCATGCCGGCATGGCAGAACCGGCGGCTGTAG
- the lptB gene encoding LPS export ABC transporter ATP-binding protein yields the protein MALLTATNLAKSYKGREVVKDVSLEIRSEQIVGLLGPNGAGKTTCFYMIVGLVEADHGRVKIDDQDITPLPMHGRARKGIGYLPQEASVFRKLSVHDNIMAILETRKELSRKQRHDKAEALLEEFHITHIRDSMGMSLSGGERRRVEIARALAMEPAFILLDEPFAGVDPISVSDIKQIIRHLRGKGIGVLITDHNVRETLDICEQAYIVSEGHIIASGSSEDILANEQVREVYLGQEFRL from the coding sequence ATGGCCCTGCTGACCGCAACTAATCTGGCTAAGAGCTACAAAGGGCGGGAAGTCGTCAAAGACGTCTCCCTGGAAATCCGAAGCGAGCAGATAGTGGGACTCCTTGGGCCCAACGGCGCTGGCAAGACGACGTGTTTCTACATGATCGTGGGGCTGGTTGAAGCTGACCATGGACGGGTAAAGATCGATGATCAGGACATTACTCCATTACCCATGCACGGGCGTGCGCGCAAGGGCATTGGCTACCTGCCCCAGGAGGCGTCGGTGTTTCGCAAGCTCAGCGTACATGACAACATCATGGCCATCCTTGAAACCCGCAAGGAGCTCAGCCGCAAGCAGCGCCACGACAAAGCCGAAGCGCTTCTCGAGGAGTTCCATATCACCCACATTCGCGACAGCATGGGCATGAGCCTTTCCGGGGGTGAACGGCGCCGGGTCGAAATCGCACGAGCTTTGGCCATGGAACCGGCGTTTATCCTGCTGGACGAGCCTTTCGCCGGGGTAGACCCGATTTCCGTCAGCGACATCAAACAGATAATCCGACACTTGAGAGGCAAAGGCATAGGCGTGCTGATCACAGACCATAACGTCCGCGAGACACTCGATATCTGCGAGCAGGCCTACATTGTCAGTGAGGGCCACATTATTGCCTCGGGCAGTTCCGAGGACATTCTTGCGAACGAACAGGTTCGGGAAGTTTACCTGGGCCAAGAGTTCCGTCTTTGA
- a CDS encoding KdsC family phosphatase, translating into MTDTYAHPDEPRQWPEDILQIAATVELLVLDVDGVMTRGDVVFTASGDEIKAFNILDGQGIKLLQREGIRVAIITGRESPLTARRARDLGIKHLQQNREDKLVALRELCNELNLPLAKVAYLGDDLPDLSAIRAVGLGITVPNAYWLIRRHARCCTLARGGEGAVREVSDLLLQARGSLDATLETYL; encoded by the coding sequence ATGACCGACACATACGCTCATCCGGACGAACCGAGACAATGGCCGGAAGACATCCTGCAGATTGCTGCGACTGTTGAGTTACTGGTGCTGGATGTGGATGGCGTTATGACGCGCGGCGACGTTGTCTTTACGGCCAGCGGTGACGAAATTAAAGCGTTCAATATCCTCGACGGCCAGGGCATCAAACTGCTCCAGCGGGAAGGTATCCGGGTCGCGATCATCACCGGTCGGGAGTCGCCACTAACCGCAAGGCGCGCACGGGACCTGGGCATTAAGCACCTGCAGCAAAACCGGGAAGACAAGCTGGTTGCCTTACGCGAGCTCTGCAACGAACTGAACCTGCCGCTGGCGAAAGTGGCCTATCTCGGCGACGACCTTCCCGACCTTTCCGCAATACGGGCGGTCGGCCTTGGCATAACGGTGCCCAATGCCTACTGGCTGATACGCAGGCATGCGCGCTGCTGTACCCTGGCTCGCGGCGGTGAGGGCGCCGTCAGGGAAGTGTCTGACCTGCTACTGCAGGCCAGGGGCTCGCTGGACGCGACATTGGAAACGTACCTTTAA